From the genome of Verrucomicrobiota bacterium, one region includes:
- a CDS encoding DUF58 domain-containing protein — MAVAYKDFLDPAHLTRIENYALMAKTAVEGFLSGMHRSVFHGFGTEFLQYRNYVPGEDLKYLDWKVYAKRDELVTKVYQEETSMNCYFVVDASASHHYQGERAACTKLRYACMIAASLAYLATRQGDNISLFAYQDSIVEALEPGHRTGQLHRFLQALTRLKPEGQANHERLLKSMTHHMRSRGLVVYLSDMLEAEETLPRMLQSLRFQHCDVLALQILDPDERDLPHGYPVRYIDSETEKVVIASADAIRGDYEKSMAQFMDDLKNGYRRAQVDYKPLLTTDHLGHALSQYLHHRESLA, encoded by the coding sequence ATGGCCGTTGCCTATAAAGATTTTTTAGATCCTGCGCATCTCACGCGCATCGAGAACTATGCCTTGATGGCCAAAACGGCCGTCGAAGGATTTCTTTCAGGTATGCACCGCTCAGTTTTCCACGGCTTCGGCACCGAGTTTCTCCAATACCGCAATTACGTTCCCGGTGAAGACCTGAAATACCTCGATTGGAAAGTCTACGCGAAACGTGACGAATTGGTAACCAAGGTTTACCAGGAAGAGACCTCGATGAACTGTTACTTTGTGGTGGATGCGAGTGCTTCCCACCACTACCAGGGTGAGCGGGCTGCTTGCACGAAATTGCGCTATGCCTGCATGATCGCGGCCAGTCTGGCTTATCTGGCAACCCGCCAGGGCGACAACATTTCTTTGTTTGCCTACCAGGATTCGATTGTTGAAGCCTTGGAGCCCGGTCATAGGACTGGACAGCTTCATCGTTTCCTCCAGGCACTTACCCGGCTGAAACCCGAAGGGCAGGCCAACCACGAGCGCTTGCTCAAATCGATGACTCACCATATGCGGAGTCGGGGGTTGGTCGTTTATCTTTCCGATATGCTTGAAGCTGAAGAGACGCTTCCGCGGATGCTGCAGAGTCTACGGTTCCAACACTGCGATGTGCTGGCCCTTCAAATACTCGATCCCGACGAACGCGACCTTCCCCACGGTTACCCTGTCCGCTATATCGATTCGGAAACTGAAAAAGTAGTAATCGCTTCAGCCGATGCCATTCGTGGGGATTACGAAAAATCCATGGCGCAATTTATGGATGACTTAAAAAACGGATACCGTCGTGCACAGGTGGATTATAAGCCCTTGCTTACGACCGATCACCTCGGTCACGCCCTCAGCCAGTATCTTCATCACCGGGAGTCCCTCGCCTAA
- a CDS encoding MoxR family ATPase produces the protein MSESNESEILSNIKNARERISAELSKVIIGQETIIEQMIVGLMARGHALLTGVPGLGKTLLVKSIAQTFSLSFKRIQFTPDLMPADILGTEVVEEDKTTGKRHFRFVQGPIFANMVLADEINRTPPKTQAALLEAMEERQVTAAGQTFQLEPPFFVLATQNPIELEGTYPLPEAQLDRFLLNVVMDYLPLADEIRMVTETTAIQKETPQPVFSAQEILDIQNWVRQVPVSEHVVSYAVRLASATRPSVDSSPDFIKDQIKWGAGSRASQALILAGKARALLNGRYAVAVEDVQALAIPVLRHRMIPNFHAEAEGITSDSVIQRLLETIKE, from the coding sequence ATGAGCGAATCCAACGAATCCGAGATTCTCAGTAACATTAAAAACGCCCGCGAGCGGATCTCTGCCGAACTTAGCAAGGTAATTATCGGCCAGGAAACCATCATCGAGCAGATGATAGTTGGCCTGATGGCTCGAGGTCATGCGCTCTTGACCGGTGTTCCCGGCTTGGGAAAAACGCTCCTCGTAAAATCGATTGCGCAGACGTTCTCGCTTTCGTTCAAGCGTATCCAGTTTACCCCGGACCTGATGCCTGCCGACATTCTCGGAACTGAGGTGGTAGAAGAAGATAAAACCACCGGGAAACGACATTTCCGCTTTGTCCAGGGTCCGATCTTCGCAAACATGGTTTTGGCCGATGAAATTAACCGTACTCCGCCCAAGACGCAGGCTGCGCTGCTTGAAGCGATGGAAGAGCGGCAGGTGACTGCAGCTGGACAAACCTTTCAGCTGGAACCTCCTTTCTTTGTTCTGGCCACGCAAAATCCGATTGAGCTCGAGGGAACCTATCCGCTACCTGAAGCGCAGCTCGATCGCTTTCTTTTGAATGTGGTAATGGATTATTTGCCACTAGCTGATGAGATCCGCATGGTCACCGAGACCACTGCCATCCAGAAGGAAACGCCTCAACCGGTATTTTCTGCTCAAGAGATTCTCGATATTCAAAACTGGGTCCGCCAGGTGCCGGTTTCAGAACATGTGGTAAGTTATGCGGTTCGGTTGGCGAGTGCGACCAGACCAAGTGTGGATTCATCGCCTGACTTTATTAAGGATCAAATCAAATGGGGTGCCGGATCTCGTGCTTCCCAAGCACTCATACTCGCCGGAAAAGCCCGGGCGTTACTCAACGGTCGCTACGCTGTTGCGGTTGAAGATGTTCAAGCGCTGGCGATTCCCGTGCTTCGCCATCGTATGATTCCCAATTTCCATGCTGAGGCCGAAGGGATCACTTCTGACTCTGTGATCCAGCGTCTTCTGGAAACAATTAAAGAATAA